CGAAGGCGGTGTGGGCGAGGGCGTCTCCGATGAGCGCGAGTTGTCGATGGACGAGAAACGTCCCGATGAGCGGGGCCATCACGCCGATACAGAGGCCGACGAGGATGGCGCGGTGCATGAACTTGTACTCGGGGCTGATTAGCTCCAGGCCGGTCAGGTAGTACAGTTGGGTCATGACCCAGTACCAGCCTTCGAGGAGGACGTACAGCGGCGAGAGGACGGGGTCAAGCGGACTCGACTGCAGGAGGATGCCGAGTTCGAACATCAGGCATCACCCGAGATGGCCACTGCCGTCCCGAACGCCCGGTGGAGGGCGTCGCTTTCGACGAACTCCGTGGTCGGCCCGTCGAAGTAGATGCCGCGATTCAGGCAGACGACGCGGTGTGCGTGGTCGGCCACCGCCCCGAGGTCGTGTTCGATGAGCAGGATGGTGATGCCCTGGTCGTTGAGGGCTTCGAGCAGTTCGTAGAACGCCTCGACGGATTCTGCGTCCACGCCGACGGTCGGTTCGTCGAGGACGAGCAGGTCTGCCTCCCCGGCGAGCGCCCGGGCGATGAACGCTCGCTGGCGCTGCCCGCCCGAAAGCTGCGTCACCCGACGGTTGGCGAAGGCGGTCATCCCCACCGTTTCGAGTGACTGGTCTACGATGTCCCAGTCGGCAGCCGAGAGCCGACCGGTTCCGACGTGCGGAAAGCGCCCCATCTTCACGACTTCGCGGACGGTAATCGGCATCTCCTTCGAGGCGCTCGCGTGCTGGGCGACGTAGCCGATTCGCGCACCATCGTCGAACTCGTGAGACGGTTGCGAAAAGAGGCGTGCCTCGCCGCTGTCGGGGCGGAGCAAGCCGAGCATGAGTTTCATCAGCGTCGACTTCCCCGAACCGTTCGGCCCGACGACGGCGACGTACTCGCCCGACTCGATCTCGAGGGAGATG
This sequence is a window from Haladaptatus sp. QDMS2. Protein-coding genes within it:
- a CDS encoding metal ABC transporter ATP-binding protein, producing the protein MTEEAPLISLSDVSFGYTATPVVEDISLEIESGEYVAVVGPNGSGKSTLMKLMLGLLRPDSGEARLFSQPSHEFDDGARIGYVAQHASASKEMPITVREVVKMGRFPHVGTGRLSAADWDIVDQSLETVGMTAFANRRVTQLSGGQRQRAFIARALAGEADLLVLDEPTVGVDAESVEAFYELLEALNDQGITILLIEHDLGAVADHAHRVVCLNRGIYFDGPTTEFVESDALHRAFGTAVAISGDA